In Patescibacteria group bacterium, the following proteins share a genomic window:
- a CDS encoding tetratricopeptide repeat protein, whose translation MNKKIIIPIASALIVLGFAGLLLYPRYAEKKQLQNWQELAAKHPQGVQLMEEIKRRQVELKDDNAENDIAANNYLAISISNLGDKTGALKYYERALKLDPKSRIALNNIANVYQDLSDWNNAEVYFKKLITAEPGYTPAYRSLAYLYQYRFNDPEEKIKALIDQGLAANPDNGDLLSWIISYYQEKQENDKAVPYSQRLVDSLNKAAATGTQDKNNVGIQVEYK comes from the coding sequence ATGAATAAAAAAATTATCATTCCAATTGCTTCAGCCCTTATTGTGCTGGGTTTTGCTGGGTTACTTCTATATCCCCGCTATGCTGAAAAAAAACAATTGCAGAATTGGCAGGAGCTAGCTGCCAAGCACCCACAAGGCGTGCAGCTGATGGAAGAAATAAAGCGTCGACAAGTCGAACTGAAGGATGATAATGCCGAAAATGATATCGCGGCAAATAACTATTTAGCCATCAGCATCTCAAACTTGGGTGATAAGACGGGTGCATTAAAGTATTACGAACGAGCGTTAAAACTTGATCCAAAAAGTCGGATTGCGCTCAACAACATAGCCAACGTCTATCAAGACCTATCGGATTGGAATAATGCCGAGGTCTACTTTAAGAAATTGATTACGGCGGAGCCTGGATATACACCGGCGTATCGTTCTCTTGCATATTTGTATCAGTACCGCTTCAACGACCCAGAAGAAAAAATTAAGGCGTTGATCGATCAAGGATTAGCCGCTAACCCCGACAATGGCGACCTTTTGTCTTGGATTATTTCGTACTATCAAGAGAAGCAAGAAAACGACAAAGCAGTGCCATACTCTCAGCGCTTGGTAGATTCCCTTAACAAGGCCGCTGCGACAGGAACGCAGGACAAAAACAATGTCGGTATACAAGTTGAATATAAATAG